A region of Anolis sagrei isolate rAnoSag1 chromosome 2, rAnoSag1.mat, whole genome shotgun sequence DNA encodes the following proteins:
- the DNASE1L3 gene encoding deoxyribonuclease gamma, translating into MLRISLFLLFAFNAALSLRICSFNVRSFGEAKRTRPEIMDVIVEIISRCDIMLLMEIKDNRNRLCPFLLEKLNGHSQEQYRYVASGRLGRKSYKEQYAFFYRPQMVSVKQTYQYPDLQPGNEDALSREPFVVWFSSPNTVAREFVIIPLHTTPEMAVQEIDELYDVYLDIKQHWVSENFIFLGDFNAGCGYVARKHWKDIRLRNHNEFIWLIDDQTDTTVKASTHCPYDRIVLHGDKLINAAVPNSANIFDFQSVFAMTEAQALAVSDHFPVEFQLRTTRSSPRRKARNSRHHRNHRYRNAQHVQ; encoded by the exons ATGTTGCGTATTTCTCTATTTCTGCTCTTTGCTTTCAATGCAGCTCTGAGCCTAAGAATCTGCTCTTTCAATGTGAGGTCATTCGGAGAAGCTAAAAGAACAAGACCAGAAATCATGGATGTCATTGTAGAG ATTATTTCTCGCTGCGACATCATGCTACTGATGGAAATAAAGGATAACAGAAACCGATTATGTCCCTTTCTGTTGGAGAAACTAAATGG ACATTCGCAAGAACAATACCGTTATGTGGCCAGTGGAAGACTAGGGAGAAAGAGCTATAAAGAGCAATATGCTTTTTTCTACAG GCCACAAATGGTGTCTGTGAAACAAACCTATCAGTATCCAGATCTGCAACCTGGCAATGAAGACGCACTTTCCAGGGAGCCTTTTGTTGTCTGGTTCTCTTCTCCAAACACTG TGGCCCGGGAATTTGTGATCATCCCGCTGCACACAACACCTGAAATGGCTGTGCAGGAAATTGATGAGCTTTATGATGTTTACCTGGATATAAAACAGCACTGGGTGTCTGAG AATTTCATCTTCTTGGGAGACTTTAATGCTGGCTGTGGCTATGTTGCAAGGAAGCACTGGAAGGACATCAGGCTCAGAAATCACAATGAATTTATCTGGCTGATTGATGACCAAACTGACACAACTGTGAAGGCAAGCACCCACTGCCCCTATGACAG GATTGTGCTCCATGGAGATAAGCTCATAAACGCTGCCGTGCCAAACTCAGCAAATATCTTTGATTTCCAGAGTGTCTTTGCAATGACTGAAGCACAG GCTTTAGCTGTAAGCGATCACTTCCCAGTAGAGTTCCAGCTGAGGACCACCAGATCCTCCccaagaaggaaggcaaggaattCAAGGCATCACAGAAATCATAGATATCGTAATGCACAACATGTCCAGTAG